DNA sequence from the Bacteroidota bacterium genome:
TGGTCAGTTCCATGGCACATCAGAGAGCAAAGTTTAACAACTTGACAACTTCCGGTGTCACCAGCCAACGCAATTGCCCCTCTCCCGTCAATTGCAGATGAACACATGCAATGGCTGCTGTTTCCATCGCCACGGTGGCTGCTTGGTTCGGCGACACAAGATAGGAGATGAACATACTGACGTCGGGCTGATGCCCGATGAGAACGATACCTGCAGTCCCCGACATCGGTGCGATCTCTTCATACAATGATCGCGGACTGAACCCCGGCTCAAGGTTTGGCGATGTTGCCGCTTCGCGTTTCAGTTCACGCCCGAAGATCTCGCCTGTTTCCACTGCGCGCACGAGGGGGCTTGTTAGTACTGCCTGAATATCAATATCAAGATGCGCGAGCATGCGTGCCATCATCGTGGCGTCGGACCGGCCACGCTCGCTCAGCGTCCGGTCAAAATCGCTGCGAATATCCCCCCCGACCGACACTGCGTCCGCATGGCGTACAATGTAGAGTTTCACGGCGTTCCCCTGTTGAGTGGATTGACGTTACTGAGAAAGAACGATTCAGGCCTTCTTGCGCGTAGCAGATTTGCGCGCCTTCGCGTATCCCGGCTTGATAACATCGTAGATGATCCGGATACGACGATTGTACGGAATGAATGCGCTTTTCATTGAGTTGATCGTAATCTTTTCCAGTTCATTCAGTCCGAGTTTGAACACGCGATGGGCAATACCAAGTTCCTTCGACATCGTGGTGTCACTCATCAGCCGGTCGTCGGTGTTGAGCGTAACACGAAACTTATAGCGGTAGAGTATGCCGAACGGATGCTCTTCAAGTGATTTGACCGCCCCGGTATCAACATTGCTTGTCAGGCAGATTTCCAACGGAATACGCTTGTCGAGAATATATTGTGCAAGATATCCCATCTTGACGATTTTGGTCGGATCCTTCTTGTCGAGTCCGATATCCTCGATAAGCCGTGTTGCGTGCCCGATACGGTGCGCGCCGCACCATTGAATTGCCTGCCAGATGCTTTCCTTGCCGAACGCTTCTCCCGCATGAATTGTAATGTTGAAATTCTCACGCTGGATGTAATGGAAAGCATCGACATGCTTCTTCGGCGGAAATCCGCCTTCTTCGCCGGCGAGATCGAATGCAACAACGCCGCGTTCCCTGTAATCAACCGCAAGCTCCGCCATTTCCTGGGAGAGATGCATGTTTCGCATCGCGCAGATGATCAATCCATATTCCACCCCAAAATCCCTTTTCCCCCGCTCCAAACCCTTGAGTACTGCGTTGACGACTTCGTCCCAATGCAGGCCATTGTCCGTGTGAAACACGGGGGCAAAGCGGGTTTCAACGTACACAACGCCGTCGTCACGCATATCTTCCATCATTTCGTACGCAACGCGCTCAAGCGCCTCTTCCGTTTGCATTACGCCGCAGGTGTGTGCAAAGCCCTCAAGGTACAACGGTAAACTGCCGCGTTGTGCGCCGCGATGAAACCATTGCGCCAAATCGCCGGCGTTCTTTGTGGGCAGTTTAGTGTAACCCGAGTCGTTGGCAAGCTCGATGATTGTTTGAGGACGAACTCCTCCATCAAGATGGTCGTGGAGCAAAACCTTGGGCAGCGTGCGTATGAATTTATCAGAGAGTTTCATGGTGTTGTGATGTCGAAAACGGATTGGACTTTAGATCAAGGTAACGAGATGAGGGCTGAAAATCAACGAGGCGAAAATGCGGAGCAGCGAATGAGGAAACCGGAATAACGAATTTACTTCAACTCCTCCACGCCCCACTGCTTCATTCGCTCAAGCAGAATGTGGTCGGTAAGCTCGTACTTCACCGGTGTAACGGAAACGTAATTTTCCCGAATGGCAATTTGATCGGAATCGGGGTCGGTATCAATCACATTCATGTTGCCTGTCAACCAGAAATACTCGCGGTTGGCGGGATCGCGACGGACATCAAACCGATCCTCCCAGGTGGAAATTCCCTGCCTGGTGATCTTCACTCCCTTGATTTCCTCCTCGGAAACAGCCGGAACATTGACATTGAGAAGAGTTTTTGGGGGAAGGCCCTGCTCAGCGACGAGCAAAGCAAGACGTGTCGCGAACTTCGCGGCATAGGAAAAATCCTGACTCTGATAGGATGTGAGTGAAACAGCTACGGACGGGATACCAAGGATCGTTCCCTCTGTTGCAGCGGACACGGTTCCGGAGTAGATAATGTTGATGGCAGTATTCGAACCATGATTGATTCCGGAGATCACCATGTCCGGCCTTTGCTTGAGCAGAAACTTCACGCCCAATTTCACACAATCGGCTGGCGTACCTTCAACAGCATGTCCGAAGAAGTCGTTATTCTTGTGAAACGGAAACACACGCAACGGATAGTTCACTGTGATGGCATGACCCACGGCGCTTTGTTGCGAAGCGGGCGCTACAACCGTAACATCGGCAATTGCTTTGAGGCCGTGAACAAGGGCGAAAATCCCCTCAGCATGAATTCCATCATCGTTGGAAACAAGAATGTTGAGTTTCTTCATGGGAGAGATCAGTAGCTTTCCTCTTTCGACGGGAAATCATCCGATTTCACGTCGCGTATGTATTGGCGAAATGCGCCCCGCATCATCTCGGCCAGCTCGGCATACCGTCGCACGAATCGCGGCTTGAATTCCTCCGTCAGGCCGAGCATATCGTACACCACCAGAACCTGTCCGTCACAATGCCGCCCTGCGCCAATCCCGATTGTAGGAATAGGAATCGATTCTGTCACTTTCCGTGCGAGCTTGCCCGGTATTTTTTCGAGAACAAGCGCAAAGGCTCCGGCGTCAGCCAGAACTTTCGCATCGCGCAGCAACTGATCGGC
Encoded proteins:
- the sixA gene encoding phosphohistidine phosphatase SixA; the protein is MKLYIVRHADAVSVGGDIRSDFDRTLSERGRSDATMMARMLAHLDIDIQAVLTSPLVRAVETGEIFGRELKREAATSPNLEPGFSPRSLYEEIAPMSGTAGIVLIGHQPDVSMFISYLVSPNQAATVAMETAAIACVHLQLTGEGQLRWLVTPEVVKLLNFAL
- a CDS encoding adenosine deaminase, coding for MKLSDKFIRTLPKVLLHDHLDGGVRPQTIIELANDSGYTKLPTKNAGDLAQWFHRGAQRGSLPLYLEGFAHTCGVMQTEEALERVAYEMMEDMRDDGVVYVETRFAPVFHTDNGLHWDEVVNAVLKGLERGKRDFGVEYGLIICAMRNMHLSQEMAELAVDYRERGVVAFDLAGEEGGFPPKKHVDAFHYIQRENFNITIHAGEAFGKESIWQAIQWCGAHRIGHATRLIEDIGLDKKDPTKIVKMGYLAQYILDKRIPLEICLTSNVDTGAVKSLEEHPFGILYRYKFRVTLNTDDRLMSDTTMSKELGIAHRVFKLGLNELEKITINSMKSAFIPYNRRIRIIYDVIKPGYAKARKSATRKKA
- the surE gene encoding 5'/3'-nucleotidase SurE, with the protein product MKKLNILVSNDDGIHAEGIFALVHGLKAIADVTVVAPASQQSAVGHAITVNYPLRVFPFHKNNDFFGHAVEGTPADCVKLGVKFLLKQRPDMVISGINHGSNTAINIIYSGTVSAATEGTILGIPSVAVSLTSYQSQDFSYAAKFATRLALLVAEQGLPPKTLLNVNVPAVSEEEIKGVKITRQGISTWEDRFDVRRDPANREYFWLTGNMNVIDTDPDSDQIAIRENYVSVTPVKYELTDHILLERMKQWGVEELK